In one Bactrocera tryoni isolate S06 chromosome 5, CSIRO_BtryS06_freeze2, whole genome shotgun sequence genomic region, the following are encoded:
- the LOC120777010 gene encoding coiled-coil domain-containing protein 102A isoform X1, giving the protein MSQSAVPVQRRGGTSETPRFGDATEWEAREAQRQRELDEARARAAQMEKTMKWWSDCTANWREKWSKVRTERNKAREESKQLRANLDISMKEANSYKREKNDLEVQISQLKKEMEKVHTLMMKHADQFHKTGMCDASEDTEANGRDANCSPDISSDGLKNVNSEDGLVTKAICNDLKDLDIEEFVLKGAVTKNVNEMDEVSAEEKRLIQQLSKDDFDEEYLLQKISMLQLRLDEAQKTVQAEREEKNILHKTIEKLTLEIQEVRDRQEELRLAKQEAVRELLTLQEQHRAEMRIINNSLHEETASRENLERRLSELRTELERLQAENASEWGKRERLETEKLALERDNKKLRAEVRDYQERSDRKGRPMQANDVEVRALQQELADRNKEISEIKLSHSKLKKLLAETNTELGHAVRRAEQYEAEVKRLRQRVEELKRELASAEDELDSAVNQVRRLQRSNDELVGQTEGLQVQIQHLQTRRAPSPQMRTVGGVQLRNKIAVEIPSECLPNINDLRQIFDDQPVGNRHSHNAASSLPNGGSAEAAIPKRSSHTERTLMQQTSTFFDAKPSHLEENIFESKSRNLEFERAKQKFDNPSHLQHQHHHHQREQRERSSGRFIGSGQQQQQQTSGNRSNLALPLKTTNTSSLGMGVSGNGSASYNSNANTNSNPNSCKDDVNRQLFLEDHSHSSKTGGAGGGNVGEAVVVGIGGTARATSTNQCAGGSYSRNSINLDGLKVSDDETP; this is encoded by the exons ATGTCTCAAAGTGCGGTGCCAGTGCAACGACGAGGAGGAACTTCGGAAACACCTAGATTTGGGGATGCTACAGAATGGGAGGCTCGAGAA GCTCAGAGACAGCGGGAGTTGGATGAAGCACGAGCGCGCGCTGCTCAAATGGAAAAGACGATGAAGTGGTGGTCAGATTGTACGGCTAATTGGCGTGAAAAATGGAGTAAG GTTCGAACAGAACGGAATAAAGCAAGGGAAGAATCTAAGCAGTTGCGAGCCAATCTCGACATATCTATGAAAGAAGCTAATTCTTATAAGCGGGAGAAAAATGATCTCGAGGTACAAATTTCTCAacttaaaaaagaaatggaaaagGTTCACACCTTAATGATGAAACATGCCGATCAATTTCACAAAACAGG AATGTGTGATGCTTCTGAAGATACTGAAGCAAATGGGCGTGATGCTAATTGCTCACCTGATATTTCATCTGATGGCTTAAAAAATGTGAACAGTGAAGACGGATTG GTTACTAAGGCGATTTGTAATGATTTGAAAGATTTGGACATTGAAGAATTTGTTCTTAAAGGTGCCgtaacaaaaaatgttaacgAAATGg ATGAGGTATCAGCTGAAGAAAAACGTTTAATACAACAATTATCAAAAGACGATTTTGACGAGGAATATTTGCTTCAAAAAATCTCAATGCTTCAACTGCGTTTAGATGAAGCACAAAAGACTGTACAAGCAGAAAGAGA GGAGAAAAATATTCTACATAAAACAATCGAAAAGTTAACATTGGAAATACAAGAAGTACGTGATCGCCAGGAAGAGCTCCGCCTAGCTAAACAG GAAGCTGTTCGAGAATTGCTGACCCTACAAGAACAACACCGCGCTGAAATGCGAATAATAAATAACTCATTGCATGAAGAAACTGCATCACGGGAAAACCTCGAACGGCGCTTATCAGAACTGCGTACTGAG TTGGAACGTCTTCAGGCCGAAAATGCATCAGAATGGGGTAAGAGAGAACGTCTTGAAACAGAAAAGCTTGCTTTGGAACGCGACAACAAAAAATTGCGAGCTGAAGTACGCGACTATCAAGAGCGTTCTGATCGCAAAGGTCGACCAATGCAGGCGAATGACGTTGAAGTACGTGCACTGCAACAGGAACTTGCTGAtcgaaataaagaaataagcgAGATTAAATTATCACATTCCAAATTGAAGAAACTGTTAGCCGAAACCAATACAGAGTTAGGACACGCTGTTCGGCGAGCAGAACAATACGAAGCCGAG GTGAAGCGACTCCGACAGCGAGTGGAAGAATTGAAGCGTGAATTAGCCAGTGCTGAGGACGAACTGGACTCGGCTGTAAATCAGGTGCGCCGTTTACAAAGATCCAATGATGAATTAGTTGGTCAAACTGAAGGACTCCAAGTGCAAATTCAACATTTGCAAACCAG acGAGCACCCAGCCCTCAAATGCGCACCGTAGGCGGTGTACAGTTGCGCAATAAGATCGCCGTAGAAATTCCTAGTGAATGCTTGCCCAATATCAATGATTTACGTCAGATTTTTGATGATCAACCTGTTGGCAATCGTCATAGCCATAATGCAGCTAGCAGCTTACCGAATGGGGGTAGCGCGGAAGCTGCTATACCAAAACGCTCAAGTCATACGGAACGTACTTTGATGCAGCAGACAAGCACATTTTTCGATGCGAAACCATCGCActtggaagaaaatatttttgagtcgAAATCGCGCAATCTGGAATTTGAGCGGGCCAAACAAAAGTTTGATAATCCATCTCATCTGCAGCACCAACATCATCACCATCAGCGCGAGCAGCGTGAACGGTCATCTGGTAGATTTATTGGTAGTggccagcaacaacagcaacaaactaGTGGTAATCGCTCGAATCTGGCACTGCCATTAAAAACGACCAACACCTCGAGCCTAGGTATGGGCGTGAGTGGGAATGGCAGCGCCAGTTATAATTCTAATGCGAACACAAATTCAAATCCTAATTCGTGTAAAGACGATGTAAATCGCCAATTATTTCTGGAGGATCATTCGCATTCCTCCAAGACTGGTGGTGCTGGTGGTGGTAACGTTGGTGAAGCAGTTGTGGTTGGTATAGGTGGCACTGCTAGGGCCACCAGCACTAATCAATGTGCTGGCGGCAGTTATTCACGGAATAGTATTAATTTAGACGGTCTCAAAGTGTCGGACGACGAG ACTCCGTAA
- the LOC120777010 gene encoding coiled-coil domain-containing protein 102A isoform X2: MSQSAVPVQRRGGTSETPRFGDATEWEAREAQRQRELDEARARAAQMEKTMKWWSDCTANWREKWSKVRTERNKAREESKQLRANLDISMKEANSYKREKNDLEVQISQLKKEMEKVHTLMMKHADQFHKTGMCDASEDTEANGRDANCSPDISSDGLKNVNSEDGLVTKAICNDLKDLDIEEFVLKGAVTKNVNEMDEVSAEEKRLIQQLSKDDFDEEYLLQKISMLQLRLDEAQKTVQAEREEKNILHKTIEKLTLEIQEVRDRQEELRLAKQEAVRELLTLQEQHRAEMRIINNSLHEETASRENLERRLSELRTELERLQAENASEWGKRERLETEKLALERDNKKLRAEVRDYQERSDRKGRPMQANDVEVRALQQELADRNKEISEIKLSHSKLKKLLAETNTELGHAVRRAEQYEAEVKRLRQRVEELKRELASAEDELDSAVNQVRRLQRSNDELVGQTEGLQVQIQHLQTRLRNYGSTSLLLDDETEEISDEGI, encoded by the exons ATGTCTCAAAGTGCGGTGCCAGTGCAACGACGAGGAGGAACTTCGGAAACACCTAGATTTGGGGATGCTACAGAATGGGAGGCTCGAGAA GCTCAGAGACAGCGGGAGTTGGATGAAGCACGAGCGCGCGCTGCTCAAATGGAAAAGACGATGAAGTGGTGGTCAGATTGTACGGCTAATTGGCGTGAAAAATGGAGTAAG GTTCGAACAGAACGGAATAAAGCAAGGGAAGAATCTAAGCAGTTGCGAGCCAATCTCGACATATCTATGAAAGAAGCTAATTCTTATAAGCGGGAGAAAAATGATCTCGAGGTACAAATTTCTCAacttaaaaaagaaatggaaaagGTTCACACCTTAATGATGAAACATGCCGATCAATTTCACAAAACAGG AATGTGTGATGCTTCTGAAGATACTGAAGCAAATGGGCGTGATGCTAATTGCTCACCTGATATTTCATCTGATGGCTTAAAAAATGTGAACAGTGAAGACGGATTG GTTACTAAGGCGATTTGTAATGATTTGAAAGATTTGGACATTGAAGAATTTGTTCTTAAAGGTGCCgtaacaaaaaatgttaacgAAATGg ATGAGGTATCAGCTGAAGAAAAACGTTTAATACAACAATTATCAAAAGACGATTTTGACGAGGAATATTTGCTTCAAAAAATCTCAATGCTTCAACTGCGTTTAGATGAAGCACAAAAGACTGTACAAGCAGAAAGAGA GGAGAAAAATATTCTACATAAAACAATCGAAAAGTTAACATTGGAAATACAAGAAGTACGTGATCGCCAGGAAGAGCTCCGCCTAGCTAAACAG GAAGCTGTTCGAGAATTGCTGACCCTACAAGAACAACACCGCGCTGAAATGCGAATAATAAATAACTCATTGCATGAAGAAACTGCATCACGGGAAAACCTCGAACGGCGCTTATCAGAACTGCGTACTGAG TTGGAACGTCTTCAGGCCGAAAATGCATCAGAATGGGGTAAGAGAGAACGTCTTGAAACAGAAAAGCTTGCTTTGGAACGCGACAACAAAAAATTGCGAGCTGAAGTACGCGACTATCAAGAGCGTTCTGATCGCAAAGGTCGACCAATGCAGGCGAATGACGTTGAAGTACGTGCACTGCAACAGGAACTTGCTGAtcgaaataaagaaataagcgAGATTAAATTATCACATTCCAAATTGAAGAAACTGTTAGCCGAAACCAATACAGAGTTAGGACACGCTGTTCGGCGAGCAGAACAATACGAAGCCGAG GTGAAGCGACTCCGACAGCGAGTGGAAGAATTGAAGCGTGAATTAGCCAGTGCTGAGGACGAACTGGACTCGGCTGTAAATCAGGTGCGCCGTTTACAAAGATCCAATGATGAATTAGTTGGTCAAACTGAAGGACTCCAAGTGCAAATTCAACATTTGCAAACCAG ACTCCGTAATTACGGTTCGACGAGCTTATTGTTGGATGACGAAACTGAAGAAATAAGTGACGaaggaatttaa
- the LOC120777011 gene encoding glutaryl-CoA dehydrogenase, mitochondrial, which yields MIARYLLSKFRPTSQLCTKAVYAKQFATTTESPKFNWQDPLNLESQLTEEEIAIRDAFRSYCETSLLPRITAANRNEVFHKEIMEEIGSLGALGCTINGYGCAGVSNVAYGLLAREIERVDSAYRSALSVQSSLAMGAIFDYGSAIQKETYLPRMAQGKLIGAFGLTEPNHGSDPAGMETRAKYDSSSKEYILNGSKTWITNSPIADVLIVWAKCEDGKVRGFIVDRAQSVKGLSTPKIEGKFSLRASTTGMILMDDLHVPEANLLPNVEGFRGPFGCLNNARYGIAWGAMGAAEACLQIARQYTLDRKQFKRPLAANQLIQKKFADAQTDVALGLQACLQVGRLKDRKLHTPEMISLIKRNNSGKALDIARNMRDVLGGNGISDEYHVIRHSMNLEAVNTYEGTHDIHALILGRAITGIPAFAN from the exons ATGATTGCGAGATACCTCTTATCGAAATTTCGTCCGACATCACAACTGTGTACTAAAGCAGTTTATGCAAAACAATTCGCTACAACAACTGAATCACCGAAATTCAATTGGCAAGATCCACTCAATTTAGAATCACAGCTCACAGAAGAGGAGATCGCCATACGTGACGCATTTCGAAGTTACTGTGAAACTAGCCTACTGCCGCGCATCACTGCTGCCAATCGCAATGAGGTATTCCATAAGGAAATTATGGAGGAAATCGGTAGTCTAGGAGCATTAGGTTGTACAATTAATGGTTACGGCTGTGCCGGTGTGTCGAATGTCGCATACGGTTTGTTGGCCAGAGAAATCGAGCGGGTAGATTCGGCTTATCGCTCTGCTTTGAGCGTGCAGAGTTCTCTGGCGATGGGAGCAATATTCGATTATGGTTCTgcaattcagaaagaaacataTCTACCTCGAATGGCCCAAGGCAAATTGATTG GAGCATTTGGTTTAACCGAACCAAACCATGGTAGTGATCCAGCCGGCATGGAAACACGGGCCAAATATGACAGCAGTAGCAAGGAATACATTCTGAATGGCTCTAAAACTTGGATTACCAACTCTCCAATAGCGGATGTCCTTATCGTATGGGCAAAGTGTGAGGATGGAAAAGTGCGAGGATTCATAGTGGATCGGGCGCAATCGGTCAAGGGTTTATCCACTCCAAAAATAGAAGGAAAATTTTCTCTACGCGCATCTACCACCGGTATGATATTAATGGACGATTTACATGTCCCCGAAGCTAATCTATTACCAAATGTTGAGGGCTTCAGAGGACCTTTCGGTTGTTTGAACAACGCGCGCTATGGTATTGCGTGGGGTGCCATGGGAGCGGCAGAAGCATGCTTGCAAATCGCACGCCAATATACACTTGATCGGAAACAATTTAAACGACCATTGGCAGCAAATCAATTGATACAAAAGAAGTTTGCTGATGCACAAACTGACGTAGCATTAGGTTTACAAGCATGCCTTCAAGTAGGACGGCTTAAGGATCGGAAGTTACATACCCCAGAAATGATTTCACTTATAAAACGAAATAACTCAGGGAAAGCATTGGACATTGCTCGGAATATGCGTGATGTTCTTGGTGGCAACGGTATATCTGATGAATATCATGTTATACGGCATTCCATGAATTTGGAAGCTGTGAACACGTATGAAGGCACACACGACATCCATGCGCTCATTCTTGGGCGTGCTATTACAGGAATACCAGCATTTGCCAATTAA